The Deinococcus psychrotolerans DNA window AACATCGGCGCGGAAATCACTGCCATCGTCAACGGGGGCCGCCCCGACCTCATCGCGCTAATGAAGAACACCGCCTTGACCCCAGTGATTTTCGGGCTGGTCAACTGGGCGGGCCAGGGCGTGGAATTCACCATGCAGGCAGGCGTGACCGCCGTGGATGCGCCACTGCAAACCGGAGCGGTTCAGACCAACCTGACCCTCAGCGCCAAATCTTCGGCTCCCGGCGTCGTGCCGTTCACCATCAAGCTGCTCGGCACCATCCCCGGCATCTGATCGACCCTTCGCCCGCATCAGTCGCCGCGCTGCCCGCTGAACACCGGGGCGCGGCGACTGTCTTTGGTACAGCCGTGCGGGCCTGTACCACCACCTCACAAGGGAACATCTGATGACTTCAATCGCCGACCGTCTCCGCGAGCGCAACGTCCGCACCATCTACATCCACATCGACACCGCCGAACTCAGGGACGACCCGCCCACCGAGGGCGCGGAGAGCTGGCTGCCCTTTACCATCCAGCGGGTCAATCAGCAGCAGCTCCAGCGCGACGGCATGTGGCTGGTGTACGCCGAACACGAGCTGGAGCAAGAAGGCCGTAAAGACCTCAAGGCCGCCCAGATGGAAGAAGCCGCCCACCTGAAAGACCTCACGCCCGATGAGCGGATGCGCCGCCGCCAACCCGCGCCCACCCCCGACACGGAAGCCTCAGTAGTCCGCACCTACCTCGCCGACCGGGCCAACGTGATGGTCACGCTGCTCGAAGGCATGGTCAGCCCGGCCTACGCCGAGGTCAAGGACGTTATCAAGCCCTACGAACGCACGCTGGTGACGGCCATCGTCAACTTCTCTGGAGCGCCCCACGACCCAAAAGCGCCCAGGGCCAGCTTGCCCAGTTAAGCCTCTACGTCCACATGGCCAAACAGGGCTACGGAACAGTCAGAGAGTTGCTCGGCTGGCCCCCGGACGAAGCGCTGAGCGTCGATCAGCAAGCCACCCTGCGCGGCCTGTACTTCTACCAGGTGGCCCAAGACGTGCGGCGCGGGATTCACGACGATCTGGAAGATAAGCGCATTGAAGTGCTCAACAAACAGAAGTAGGGGACGTGAAAAAGCCCGACGCTGAGGCCGGGACTGGGAGGGGAAACTAGACTTTTAGTCTGCTGCAAAAAGAGTGTGAGATGGTACAGGTACAGCAATTTTCTGCCGATTGATGCGTTGCGTCAGAATGACTTGGACGTCATAGCCAAGAGCATCAGCATGGTCTGCTACAGAGGAGAGAGTAGGGTTATGAGAATCGTTCTCAATCTGAGAAAGTCGGGCTGTACTGAATTTACGCCTCTCGGCCAGCGCTTTACCAGTAATACTCTCTCTCTGGCGAGCAATTTTCCAAGCCTGAGCCAACGAATTAGCAATAATGGCCTGCTGAAAATCTTCTTCGATCCCTTGAGCACTTTCTTGAGCCATCAAGCCTACTGGAAGATGATCCGCAGGGGTCAACGTGCCATCTTCATTCATCAGAGCAGCAAGGCGAGCAGCTCGAAGTTGGGCGCGATCAGTCATGGGGTCAACACTCCTTTTTTGACGGCCTCTGCAATCTCTACAAGTTCATCTAGAAGATCATCGTCCGCATCTGCGCCGTTCTGTTTGTACTCAGCAGAGACTAGAAGAGGACGGCCATCACTCAACCAGATGAAATACACTCTCGCTCCACCCTTCAGGCCACCCCGAATGTTGGGCTTAAGTTCCCACGCACCTGGAAAATATTTGAGAGGCTTGACGAACTGGCTTTGACGGCCATTCGCACGAAGGTCTTTGCACATCCGGATGCATTCAGTGACGCAGTCTTTGTACCCAGCGCTGTTCATGGCGATGAGTGTTTCGATAATCCGCGTATGCCGTTTCTGGAGGCGCTCAGGATGGCGCGTGTATACCAGGTCGGGCACGAGTTAAGTTTAAACTTAACTCGTGAGTTTGTCTAGTGGTACCGGACAAGTGTCTGGCCTTGCTGGGCAAAACTCTTGGCTTTTTCGGCTATAGTCATGCGTTTTCCGATCAATCCTGGGCCAAAAAGTGACAATAGCTTTGAAAGGTCTACGTCAAAAAGAAGCTCCCGAGCAGCAAGCGGGGGCTTTCGCGTTGAGAGGAAAGAATGGAAACGTGGACTTTGAGGCATACTGGGGTGAAGGTGGCAGATAAATCTTGGGCTGATATATGGCTTCTAGGCTCTTGGACAGGGTTTGGTCTCAACTTCATCGGTCTAGTACTCACAGGATATGGCGTGGTCGTTGCAAGAGGTGCCAGAAAAGCTGCTCAAGATACAGCTAAAAAACTCAGGGAATTTGATCGAAGTATAGAAATTAGCAGAATGCTAGATTCTATGGCAGCTCTAAAGCAAAGTTTGAAATCTTCTAACTGGACACACGCAGCTTTAGTTGCTGACAGATTAAGAGGCGAATGCGTTAAGCTACAGGGCGATCTAATTTTTATAAAAAGTATAGGATTTCAAGGTAACTTAGAAAGTTTAGTTATTTATTTCGGTAGTATCGAAAAACATATAGAGGATGGAAGTTTTCAGATGAACGTCGAATCTTTCAACAGGAATAGTGATCTCATAACACTGCTCAGTGAAAAGTCGAAAGAGGTGATAAGAAATGCCGCGCAGAATTGACCTCCTAAAAGGTGTATTCAATGCAACAAGAGATCATAAGGTAAATTGGCAAGAATCTTCTTCGGATGGAGCATACTTTGCCAAAGTGGGCAATAATAGAGTGGAAATTGTGCCACCCGTTACGGACTCTAGATTGATTGTGCTAGAACAGATAAAATCCCAGACCGAGATGAGTTTTATAACGCCGAATAAGTCCCCCAAAAAACGTATGCCAATAGACCAATGGAGAATTATCGTATATGGAGACAATGGAAAGGTAGAAATAGAAATCGGTCAGTCAAATTTAGCAAACTCAACCAAAGAGTCTGAACTAACCCCGGTAAGTATGTTCAAATATATTTACGACTATGCTTCAGGAGTTCTGAAGGAAAAAGAGGAAAATATTATTCAAAACATATTAGATAATTTGGGCGAATAGAATTACTGAACACAGAGCTTTGATTAGAAGTAGTGAAGCCCCCGGCCAACGCTGGGGGCTTCCGCATAGGGAGGAGAAAATGGGGGAAGTAAGAAAATTAGGTTATCTGAATTTTAAGGGTGTTCTGCAATCAGATTCGTTCCATCGAACGAAACCCTGGGCATAAGGGCAAGTAGTGCGCTAACAGCAATCTGTTCCTCGACTGAGTTAATATTAAGCACAACGGGAGTACCGTTTGCAAGCCTGATATCAACTTCACCGTTATTAGCGGTGACGTTCCAACGCAATCTATAGCCGACAACTGGAATCATGACTGCCTCCAAAGAATACAAGAGTGCGCGCTAACGACTGGCCTCAAAAGACACCGTGCAAGCAGTGGTCATAGTCAAGCTCGGCTCTCCAGTGTCGCCCCATAGCTTAATCTGCTCCGGCTAGGGACGCAATGACCTAGGCAGGTTAAAAGACTTAGGCTAGATCTGCCAGTCAGCAGACCTTGTCGGTAGGGGCTTTGGCCTTGAGAGGTAAAACATGAAACGAGACTTATCTCCGCCCAGACGACCAAAACCAAAAATTAGCCCCCAGCGTTGGCTGGGAGCTTCTGCATGGGAGGAGAAGTTATGCCCGAACCACCTCGAGAACATCGGAGAGCTCAACGCGTTCACCAGTCAAAGACTCCAGCCCCTGCATGAGCTTCTCTGGGAAAGCCATTCCGCCGCCAGTTGCGGGTGTGTGATAAACATGAGCTATGAAAAAACTGTCATTCCTGGCACTGGCCGGTTTGCTTGCTCTCGTCTCATGCGGGAGCGGCACGTCTCAGTCAGCTGCAGTGCCTTACTCTGCTGTCGGAACATGGGACATCCGAGTTTTGCCTATTGGTCAGACGCAAGTGCTCAATGACGGATATGCAGTTTGGATCAGTCAAGGAGATAAAGGGGAATTAGATGGCAGTTGGTATGATCTAGACTCAACGTATCTTGGCCGAGCAGTCGGAAATGCCAAAGCTGGGACAGTGAAACTTACTACCGGCAACAGTTTTATAAGCGTGACAGATGGAGCATTCAGCGACAATTCCTTTAAAGGACATTACGAAGCTGGATCGTATGGCTTACCAGATAACGCGAAGGGTCAATTTCAAATGACACGCCGCTAAGTCAAGCGAACCGAGAGCGCCCCGGAGATTATGCCGGGGCGCTCTGTTGTTGGAGGGATTATGCCTGAACCACCTCAAGGACATTGGAGAGGAGAGAAATGCTACTGAACCAAGGCCTCAGCCTGAGAACTTGGTTGTCGCTTGCTTCAGGTGCAACCGCAGTAAACAGGCCCTGATGCCTTGGGAGTTCATGCCCGAGAAGTTCTCGCCGCCAGACATCCAAGCAGCTGATTGACGGTACACCGCCCACGCTCAGGCGGGCGGTGTACTTTGGAGAGATGAGGAAAGTAGCCCTATTAGCTCTTCTGACCATATCTGCCGCAAGCGCAAAAAGCACTTCACTCGCTATCCTCTTAACCGGAGAAAACTACTAACAAGTGAAGATTTCGTATATAAATGAATATAATTTCAATATTATTCAGCCCACTAGTATAGGGGGTAATCTAAAAAGCGAAGTAGCGTTTTTTGGAGATAGAGAGAATTCTTTAGGAGGCTATACGAGCATAAGATTCATAGAAGACAAGCAATATTTTTTCCCAGAAGATTTGGCTGTTGTCAGGAAAAATATAGTGAGCGTTATGGAGTCTTGCTTTAACATCTCGCCCGATCGCAGAGCAGAAGTCTCAGCTTGGTTATCCGGGAAAAACGTGCTCTCAAGTGTTGAAGCTGCAAAGAAATTTGGACCCGCAGAGATCACGTTGGTTCGTAAGCAATTAGGAAGGGTGGGTGGATTTTCCACTTTGTTTCTGATTTCACGCGATGGGGAGCCGGGACGAGGTATTTGGAAAAATTACTGTACTCGTTGAGATACCAACCTGTTTTTCTTGTGCAACGATTTAATTCTAGAAACCAAAGCTTCAGCCGCCTCCGGGCGGCTTTTTCAATGCCCCGGGAAGGAGGCCAGTCATGGAATCACGCACCGTCAGTTACCTGCTGCAAGCCAAGACCTCCGGCAACGAGCAGATCAAGATCATGGGCGACGAACTCAGCCGCGTGAAGCTCCTGCTCGGCGAGTTTGGTGCTCAGAGCGCGGGCATTCGCACTATCACAGAGGAACTCTCTCGCTCGGCAACCAACGCCCGCCTGGTGCGCGGTGAGTTGGAGCAGGTGCGCCAAGCGGGGCAGAGTATGGCCACGCCATTGGTGACGGCCCTGAATGAGCTGAACACCAAGCTCGACGGCTTCATCGGTAAGCAGCGCGTGGTGCTGCAAACCGTCGAAAAGCTCGACAGCGGTGTGACCGTGGCGGCGCGTGGTGTGGGCATCCTGAACTCGCAGATGCAGCGTGGGGCGATTGGCTCCGAGTTGTGGGGCAAGCAGACCGGCGTGCTGATCGGCGTGCTCAAGGGCGCGGCAAACGAGACGGGCGTGTTCAGCAAGGAAGCGCAGCTGCTGGAGCGCTCGCTCAAATCAGCTGCCGCAGTCAACTTCAAGAATCAGATGGGCGCGGCTGGCCAGGCCGTGAAGACCGTCAACGTGGCCCGCCTGGACTGGCAGGGCGGCGTGGGCGACGAGAAGACCCTGGCCACCCTCGCGCAGCTCGAAAAGGGCTACCGCGCCACACAGAAAGCCCTTCAGAGCGAGATGGATACGCTTAAGAGCAAAGCCAGCTTGGACGAGGGCGAGATGGCCCGCGTGCGTCAACTGACGGCCTTACAGGAGAAGTACGGCCAGGCCATCCGCAATATCGGTGCGGTGCAGGCCAGTATCAGCGGCGGAATACAAAAAGGCTCACTCGCAGACAGCATGGTTCGGGCAAATCAAACCCTCGCCGAAGCCAAGCTCCGAACCGACGCGCTGGTGGCTTCCCAGAAGTCAGGAGAACTCACCAGCAAAGAACTGGCGAGCGCCCTTAACTCGCAAGTCATCAGCCTCAAAAACAGCTTGATTGCCATCCGCGCCAAGATCGCTGGAATGGAATCGCTAGGCACGATGGACGTCACCCAGCGCGAGCAGCTCAACGGCCTGATCCTCGCCGAGCGCGAGTATGCCGCCCAAGTGCTCAAGACAGCGGCTGCCCAGAAAGAAGCGGCAGCGGCAGGCAGCGCACGTCGGGCCTTTGCTGGTGGCGCTGGCCTGAGCGGGAATCTGGGTAACGCGGGTATGGCCCTCGGCATGGTCAGTCCCGAAGCGGGTATGGCAGGAATGGCTCTGAGTATGGGGCCTGTTGTAGGCGGCATGATGGCCCTCGGCATGGCGACGGGCAGCGTCATCAAGCTCACCAAAGACGGACAGCAAGAAGC harbors:
- a CDS encoding helix-turn-helix domain-containing protein, encoding MTDRAQLRAARLAALMNEDGTLTPADHLPVGLMAQESAQGIEEDFQQAIIANSLAQAWKIARQRESITGKALAERRKFSTARLSQIENDSHNPTLSSVADHADALGYDVQVILTQRINRQKIAVPVPSHTLFAAD